A genomic region of Hypomesus transpacificus isolate Combined female chromosome 19, fHypTra1, whole genome shotgun sequence contains the following coding sequences:
- the rbpms2a gene encoding RNA-binding protein, mRNA-processing factor 2a isoform X2: MILSRNNTSLDISSLARTHFGTSFLKFKRHQEFLCKRTWGKYPTRKNFTFSPTVAEASLKMSLKSDSETNNNVSIEEEVRTLFVSGLPVDIKPRELYLLFRPFKGYEGSLIKLTSKQPVGFVTFDSRSGAEAAKNALNGIRFDPESPQTLRLEFAKANTKMAKSKLMATPNPTNIHPALGAHFIARDPYDLTGAALIPASPDAWTPYPLYTTELTPGLPHAAFTYPAAAAAAAALHAQMRWYPTPSETSQPGWKSRQFC; encoded by the exons ATGATTCTCTCTCGCAACAATACATCCCTGGATATCTCCTCTTTAGCACGAACTCACTTCGGCACATCTTTCCTGAAGTTCAAACGCCACCAAGAATTCCTCTGCAAACGCACTTGGGGAAAATATCCAACAAGAAAAAACTTCACTTTTTCTCCAACTGTCGCTGAAGCTAGTCTCAAAATGAGCCTTAAATCAGATTCCGAGACGAATAACAACGTATCCATTGAGGAAGAG GTACGAACACTGTTTGTCAGTGGCCTTCCAGTGGATATCAAACCTCGTGAGCTTTACCTGCTGTTCAGACCATTTAAG GGTTATGAAGGTTCACTGATTAAGTTAACGTCAAAACAG CCTGTTGGATTTGTAACCTTTGACAGTCGTTCTGGAGCTGAAGCTGCAAAAAATGCATTAAAT GGCATCCGTTTTGACCCCGAAAGTCCCCAGACCCTGCGCTTAGAGTTTGCTAAAGCCAACACGAAGATGGCAAAGAGTAAGCTGATGGCCACACCGAACCCCACAAATATCCACCCTGCTCTAGGAGCTCACTTCATTGCACGGGACCCAT ATGACCTGACAGGGGCAGCCCTGATCCCGGCATCCCCTGATGCCTGGACTCCGTACCCTCTGTACACCACAGAGTTGACCCCTGGGCTTCCCCATGCAGCCTTTACCTACCCAGCGGCTGCCGCCGCTGCTGCTGCCCTCCACGCCCAG ATGCGTTGGTACCCTACTCCCTCTGAGACTTCCCAGCCTGGGTGGAAGTCCAGACAGTTTTGTTAA
- the rbpms2a gene encoding RNA-binding protein, mRNA-processing factor 2a isoform X1, which translates to MILSRNNTSLDISSLARTHFGTSFLKFKRHQEFLCKRTWGKYPTRKNFTFSPTVAEASLKMSLKSDSETNNNVSIEEEVRTLFVSGLPVDIKPRELYLLFRPFKGYEGSLIKLTSKQPVGFVTFDSRSGAEAAKNALNGIRFDPESPQTLRLEFAKANTKMAKSKLMATPNPTNIHPALGAHFIARDPYDLTGAALIPASPDAWTPYPLYTTELTPGLPHAAFTYPAAAAAAAALHAQVRDQPMRWYPTPSETSQPGWKSRQFC; encoded by the exons ATGATTCTCTCTCGCAACAATACATCCCTGGATATCTCCTCTTTAGCACGAACTCACTTCGGCACATCTTTCCTGAAGTTCAAACGCCACCAAGAATTCCTCTGCAAACGCACTTGGGGAAAATATCCAACAAGAAAAAACTTCACTTTTTCTCCAACTGTCGCTGAAGCTAGTCTCAAAATGAGCCTTAAATCAGATTCCGAGACGAATAACAACGTATCCATTGAGGAAGAG GTACGAACACTGTTTGTCAGTGGCCTTCCAGTGGATATCAAACCTCGTGAGCTTTACCTGCTGTTCAGACCATTTAAG GGTTATGAAGGTTCACTGATTAAGTTAACGTCAAAACAG CCTGTTGGATTTGTAACCTTTGACAGTCGTTCTGGAGCTGAAGCTGCAAAAAATGCATTAAAT GGCATCCGTTTTGACCCCGAAAGTCCCCAGACCCTGCGCTTAGAGTTTGCTAAAGCCAACACGAAGATGGCAAAGAGTAAGCTGATGGCCACACCGAACCCCACAAATATCCACCCTGCTCTAGGAGCTCACTTCATTGCACGGGACCCAT ATGACCTGACAGGGGCAGCCCTGATCCCGGCATCCCCTGATGCCTGGACTCCGTACCCTCTGTACACCACAGAGTTGACCCCTGGGCTTCCCCATGCAGCCTTTACCTACCCAGCGGCTGCCGCCGCTGCTGCTGCCCTCCACGCCCAGGTGAGGGACCAACCG ATGCGTTGGTACCCTACTCCCTCTGAGACTTCCCAGCCTGGGTGGAAGTCCAGACAGTTTTGTTAA
- the cln6a gene encoding ceroid-lipofuscinosis neuronal protein 6a isoform X1, giving the protein MQTVVRKRRTSTAQPTSNPSISGAKEKWASNKKNFHFDIWFCLMLQNWVLDFGRPIVMIILPLEWFPLNKPSAGDYFHMAYNVLTPFLLLKLIERSPRSLPRSAVYLCIITFVMGASIHLVGDSINHRLILSGYKLHLSVRENPIIKDLKPTSLIDCFELLYYYDEQLGHLMWYIPFFLILFLYFTGCFTQIKEEKKMPLSGWLLLWPSALYYWYLVTEGQIFELFLLSFLAMGALVVHRWRKGSNLDSNGEFLFYSFFLTMGLVVVWVTYLWNDPVLRKKYPGLIYVPEPWSYYTLYIKDNH; this is encoded by the exons ATGCAGACGGTTGTACGAAAAAGACGAACCAGTACAGCACAACCAACATCAAACCCTAG CATATCGGGGGCAAAGGAAAAATGGGCATCGAACAAAAAAAACTTCCACTTTGACATATGGTTCTGCCTGATGTTACAGAACTGGGTACTGGACTTCGGAAGGCCTATTGTTATG ATTATCCTTCCTCTGGAGTGGTTTCCCCTAAACAAGCCTAGTGCTGGGGACTACTTTCATATGGCTTACAATGTCTTAACACCCTTCCTACTATTAAAG CTGATAGAGCGCAGCCCCAGGTCTCTCCCACGATCGGCAGTTTACCTCTGCATCATCACATTTGTCATGGGCGCCAGCATCCACCTGGTGGGAGACTCCATCAACCATCGCCTCATCCTGAGTGGCTACAAGCTTCACCTGTCAGTCAGGGAGAACCCCATCATAAAAGATCTCAAACCCACGTCGTTG ATTGATTGTTTTGAACTGCTTTATTATTACGATGAACAGCTGGGACATTTAATGTG GTACATTCCTTTTTTCCTTATACTGTTCCTATACTTCACTGGTTGCTTCACTCAAAtcaaagaggagaagaaaatgcctttgtctggctggctgttaCTCTGGCCCAGTGCTCTCTACTATTG GTATTTGGTTACAGAGGGCCAGATCTTTGAACTTTTCCTTCTCAGCTTCCTTGCCATGGGTGCTTTGGTGGTGCACCGATGGCGAAAAGGCTCAAACTTGGACAGCAATGGAGAGTTTCTGTTTTACAGTTTCTTTCTTACCATGGGCCTGGTGGTAGTATGGGTAACCTACCTGTGGAATGACCCAGTGTTACGCAAGAAGTACCCTGGGCTCATCTATGTTCCAGAACCCTGGTCTTACTACACTCTATACATTAAGGACAACCAttga
- the cln6a gene encoding ceroid-lipofuscinosis neuronal protein 6a isoform X2 yields MIILPLEWFPLNKPSAGDYFHMAYNVLTPFLLLKLIERSPRSLPRSAVYLCIITFVMGASIHLVGDSINHRLILSGYKLHLSVRENPIIKDLKPTSLIDCFELLYYYDEQLGHLMWYIPFFLILFLYFTGCFTQIKEEKKMPLSGWLLLWPSALYYWYLVTEGQIFELFLLSFLAMGALVVHRWRKGSNLDSNGEFLFYSFFLTMGLVVVWVTYLWNDPVLRKKYPGLIYVPEPWSYYTLYIKDNH; encoded by the exons ATG ATTATCCTTCCTCTGGAGTGGTTTCCCCTAAACAAGCCTAGTGCTGGGGACTACTTTCATATGGCTTACAATGTCTTAACACCCTTCCTACTATTAAAG CTGATAGAGCGCAGCCCCAGGTCTCTCCCACGATCGGCAGTTTACCTCTGCATCATCACATTTGTCATGGGCGCCAGCATCCACCTGGTGGGAGACTCCATCAACCATCGCCTCATCCTGAGTGGCTACAAGCTTCACCTGTCAGTCAGGGAGAACCCCATCATAAAAGATCTCAAACCCACGTCGTTG ATTGATTGTTTTGAACTGCTTTATTATTACGATGAACAGCTGGGACATTTAATGTG GTACATTCCTTTTTTCCTTATACTGTTCCTATACTTCACTGGTTGCTTCACTCAAAtcaaagaggagaagaaaatgcctttgtctggctggctgttaCTCTGGCCCAGTGCTCTCTACTATTG GTATTTGGTTACAGAGGGCCAGATCTTTGAACTTTTCCTTCTCAGCTTCCTTGCCATGGGTGCTTTGGTGGTGCACCGATGGCGAAAAGGCTCAAACTTGGACAGCAATGGAGAGTTTCTGTTTTACAGTTTCTTTCTTACCATGGGCCTGGTGGTAGTATGGGTAACCTACCTGTGGAATGACCCAGTGTTACGCAAGAAGTACCCTGGGCTCATCTATGTTCCAGAACCCTGGTCTTACTACACTCTATACATTAAGGACAACCAttga
- the LOC124481958 gene encoding calmodulin-like protein 4 isoform X1: MAKFLTQTQINEFKECFSLYDKKRKGKIEVKDLITVMRCLGTSPTFSEVGRHLQVHKIDKKGEVDFSTFLTMMHRQIQQEDPKAEILEAMRMTDKQNKGYIQATELRSKLTKLGEKLTDKEVDDLFKEANVKFNGKVHYEEFTRMVTLPPVDY; encoded by the exons ATG GCTAAATTCCTCACACAAACTCAAATTAATG AGTTCAAGGAATGTTTTTCCTTGTATGACAAGAAGCGTAAGGGAAAAATAGAAGTCAAGGACCTGATCACAGTAATGCGGTGTCTGGGCACCAGTCCGACCTTCAGCGAGGTGGGGCGACATTTACAGGTCCACAAGATAG ATAAGAAAGGTGAAGTGGACTTCTCCACCTTCCTCACCATGATGCACAGGCAGATCCAGCAGGAGGACCCCAAGGCAGAGATCCTGGAGGCCATGAGGATGACAGATAAACAGAACAAGGGCTATATCCAAGCCACTGAGCTACGATCCAAGCTCACTAAGCTTGGAGAGAAGCTAACAGATAAAGAgg TTGATGATCTTTTCAAGGAGGCCAATGTCAAGTTTAATGGAAAGGTGCACTACGAGGAGTTCACCAGGATGGTGACTCTACCGCCAGTTGACTATTGA
- the LOC124481958 gene encoding calmodulin-like protein 4 isoform X2 translates to MAKFLTQTQINEFKECFSLYDKKRKGKIEVKDLITVMRCLGTSPTFSEVGRHLQVHKIDKKGEVDFSTFLTMMHRQIQQEDPKAEILEAMRMTDKQNKGYIQATELRSKLTKLGEKLTDKEGGQCQV, encoded by the exons ATG GCTAAATTCCTCACACAAACTCAAATTAATG AGTTCAAGGAATGTTTTTCCTTGTATGACAAGAAGCGTAAGGGAAAAATAGAAGTCAAGGACCTGATCACAGTAATGCGGTGTCTGGGCACCAGTCCGACCTTCAGCGAGGTGGGGCGACATTTACAGGTCCACAAGATAG ATAAGAAAGGTGAAGTGGACTTCTCCACCTTCCTCACCATGATGCACAGGCAGATCCAGCAGGAGGACCCCAAGGCAGAGATCCTGGAGGCCATGAGGATGACAGATAAACAGAACAAGGGCTATATCCAAGCCACTGAGCTACGATCCAAGCTCACTAAGCTTGGAGAGAAGCTAACAGATAAAGAgg GAGGCCAATGTCAAGTTTAA
- the LOC124481958 gene encoding calmodulin-like protein 4 isoform X3, protein MRCLGTSPTFSEVGRHLQVHKIDKKGEVDFSTFLTMMHRQIQQEDPKAEILEAMRMTDKQNKGYIQATELRSKLTKLGEKLTDKEVDDLFKEANVKFNGKVHYEEFTRMVTLPPVDY, encoded by the exons ATGCGGTGTCTGGGCACCAGTCCGACCTTCAGCGAGGTGGGGCGACATTTACAGGTCCACAAGATAG ATAAGAAAGGTGAAGTGGACTTCTCCACCTTCCTCACCATGATGCACAGGCAGATCCAGCAGGAGGACCCCAAGGCAGAGATCCTGGAGGCCATGAGGATGACAGATAAACAGAACAAGGGCTATATCCAAGCCACTGAGCTACGATCCAAGCTCACTAAGCTTGGAGAGAAGCTAACAGATAAAGAgg TTGATGATCTTTTCAAGGAGGCCAATGTCAAGTTTAATGGAAAGGTGCACTACGAGGAGTTCACCAGGATGGTGACTCTACCGCCAGTTGACTATTGA
- the rxfp3.3a2 gene encoding relaxin-3 receptor 1 → MPSVNDQVLVEAPVVVYLSVKMGEILNHNGSGILNMTSLDEDKFGSLEDIDVTADGTPILRIVISVVYSVVCAVGLVGNLLVFFLMRLRQGRKKSSINFFIINLAVTDFQFVLTLPFWAVDTALDFSWPFGDAMCKIILSVTVMNMYASVFFLTAMSVTRYCSVASALKSRVRQRSCSVKWICAVLWVSATVATAPTTIFSAVTVVAGEKLCLLRFPEGHDWLALYHIQKIIIAFIIPMLIVCICYLMLLRFIRLRSMNNNNNPKRRSRVTKSVTIVVLSFFLCWMPNHAITFWGVLVKFNAVYWDKSYYMVHTYVFPVTVCLAHANSCLNPVLYCLMRREFRKMLKDLFWKISSPATSKVCAIRTFSGSFNPPCDGTQGVIALNVIDAEQCRLSIIDRKGLSASNIIPHI, encoded by the coding sequence ATGCCATCGGTCAACGACCAAGTGCTAGTCGAAGCACCTGTTGTCGTTTACCTATCAGTGAAGATGGGCGAGATCCTCAACCACAATGGGAGCGGGATACTGAACATGACTTCTTTGGACGAGGACAAATTCGGCAGTCTTGAGGATATTGATGTGACCGCAGATGGCACCCCTATTCTTAGGATAGTTATTTCTGTTGTGTACTCTGTGGTGTGCGCAGTAGGCTTAGTGGGCAACCTCTTAGTATTTTTCCTCATGAGGTTAAGACAGGGTCGAAAGAAGTCAAGTATTAACTTTTTCATTATCAACTTGGCTGTAACGGACTTTCAGTTTGTTTTGACACTACCGTTCTGGGCAGTGGACACTGCGCTTGATTTCAGCTGGCCATTTGGAGACGCCATGTGCAAAATCATTCTATCGGTCACCGTTATGAACATGTATGCAAGTGTTTTCTTCTTGACTGCAATGAGTGTGACTCGATACTGTTCTGTCGCCTCTGCCCTGAAGAGCCGAGTCAGACAGAGATCATGTTCAGTCAAATGGATCTGTGCGGTATTGTGGGTCTCGGCAACTGTCGCCACAGCGCCAACGACAATTTTCTCTGCTGTGACTGTTGTAGCTGGAGAGAAACTCTGCCTTCTCCGGTTCCCAGAGGGCCACGACTGGCTAGCGCTCTACCACATTCAGAAAATTATCATAGCCTTCATCATACCCATGCTAATTGTTTGTATTTGCTATCTGATGCTCCTACGGTTCATCCGTTTGCGAAGCATgaataacaacaataacccaaAGCGGAGATCGAGAGTGACCAAATCCGTCACCATCGTGGTTCTATCCTTCTTCTTGTGCTGGATGCCAAACCATGCCATCACCTTCTGGGGCGTCTTGGTCAAATTCAACGCAGTTTATTGGGACAAGTCTTATTACATGGTTCACACCTATGTATTCCCTGTGACTGTGTGCCTTGCGCACGCCAACAGCTGTTTGAACCCAGTACTATATTGTCTCATGCGACGGGAGTTTAGAAAGATGCTCAAGGACTTGTTTTGGAAAATTTCGTCTCCAGCTACCTCTAAGGTCTGCGCGATACGCACGTTCTCGGGTTCCTTTAACCCGCCGTGCGATGGCACCCAAGGGGTTATCGCTTTAAACGTCATAGATGCAGAACAATGTCGACTTTCCATTATTGACAGAAAAGGCTTATCCGCCTCCAACATCATCCCGCACATCTAA